Proteins from a genomic interval of Nocardioides jishulii:
- a CDS encoding TadE/TadG family type IV pilus assembly protein: MTKRNMVSRLAARAARRRDEKGAYAILFSMVLVLLIALAAISVDIASQVSAKQQLKDTLDAAAHAGAYALPEQQNNIQTVVGDMARANDVNTSVTTDLWCVVASTGATKSVQYTQIPTTCNPHGTRPYVGTKCDEFVCFIPCDPRRTASTGGAVKCNTVRVADSKVVPYAFAPAIGYKEGDTGAVVSIACKGTCGNDVPNPLDILVMADRTPSMADTDRDKMKAAIESSLTVMNPELQYVALGTIHKSEARRMNKNSTELCTSAESGVKQTESGRPATLQWNSDNTPKLESTNSPNAGSWIASPFSNGYLTGPSGTVVATDPLVKSLKCMPGAKSGNYGTHLASALKGGARYLLGSTPNNLSSLPVRPGPTPKKVLIFETDGSPDEVLTNGYKNLFSATDFGAGRNASKGQQGCDNLVRMADEVKAKDVLIITIGFGAAVTNNYCVTGNNRTDRLRDVLARTASNAPDGGPSTASDCNVTAQRNAENADGDFFFCAANGAELETIFRSAFGSLTKGIKLMKMPA; the protein is encoded by the coding sequence ATGACGAAGAGGAACATGGTCTCCCGCCTCGCCGCCCGCGCGGCGCGCCGTCGTGACGAGAAGGGCGCCTACGCGATCCTCTTCTCGATGGTCCTGGTCCTCCTCATTGCGCTGGCGGCCATCTCGGTCGACATCGCCAGCCAGGTCTCGGCCAAGCAGCAGCTCAAGGACACCTTGGACGCCGCCGCGCACGCCGGTGCCTACGCACTGCCCGAGCAGCAGAACAACATCCAGACCGTCGTCGGTGACATGGCGCGCGCCAACGACGTCAACACCAGCGTCACGACCGACCTGTGGTGCGTCGTGGCCTCGACAGGTGCGACCAAGTCGGTGCAGTACACGCAGATCCCGACGACCTGCAACCCGCACGGCACGAGGCCCTACGTCGGCACGAAGTGTGACGAGTTCGTCTGCTTCATCCCTTGTGACCCGCGCCGCACGGCCAGCACGGGGGGAGCGGTGAAGTGCAACACCGTTCGGGTGGCCGACTCGAAGGTCGTGCCCTACGCGTTCGCCCCGGCCATCGGCTACAAGGAAGGCGACACAGGTGCGGTGGTCTCGATCGCCTGCAAGGGCACGTGCGGGAACGACGTGCCGAATCCGCTCGACATCCTCGTCATGGCCGACCGCACACCGTCGATGGCCGACACTGACCGCGACAAGATGAAGGCGGCGATCGAGAGCTCGCTCACGGTCATGAACCCCGAGCTCCAGTACGTCGCGCTCGGCACCATCCACAAGAGCGAAGCGCGTCGGATGAACAAGAACAGCACGGAGCTCTGCACGAGTGCCGAGTCCGGTGTCAAGCAGACCGAGAGCGGAAGGCCCGCCACCCTGCAGTGGAACAGTGACAACACCCCGAAGCTCGAGAGCACCAACTCGCCGAACGCTGGCAGCTGGATCGCGTCGCCGTTCTCCAACGGCTACCTCACCGGTCCCAGTGGCACGGTCGTCGCTACGGACCCGCTGGTGAAGTCGCTGAAGTGCATGCCCGGGGCCAAGTCCGGCAACTACGGCACGCACCTCGCCTCGGCCCTGAAGGGTGGTGCCCGCTACCTGCTCGGCAGCACCCCCAACAACCTGTCGTCGCTCCCGGTGCGTCCTGGTCCCACCCCCAAGAAGGTGCTCATCTTCGAGACGGACGGTTCGCCCGACGAGGTCCTGACCAACGGCTACAAGAACCTGTTCAGCGCCACCGACTTCGGAGCGGGCCGCAACGCCTCGAAGGGGCAGCAGGGCTGCGACAACCTGGTGCGGATGGCCGACGAGGTCAAGGCCAAGGACGTCCTGATCATCACCATCGGCTTCGGGGCCGCGGTGACGAACAACTACTGCGTCACGGGCAACAACAGGACCGACAGGTTGCGTGACGTGCTCGCCCGGACGGCGTCCAACGCGCCCGACGGCGGTCCGTCCACCGCCTCCGACTGCAACGTGACTGCCCAGCGAAACGCGGAGAACGCGGACGGCGACTTCTTCTTCTGCGCCGCGAACGGCGCCGAGCTGGAGACCATCTTCCGCTCCGCGTTCGGCTCGCTCACCAAGGGCATCAAGCTCATGAAGATGCCTGCCTGA
- a CDS encoding TadE/TadG family type IV pilus assembly protein translates to MALGPRKRGERGAAAVEFALILPIFLMLLFGIIDFGYMINRGSMINNAARDAARAASLKSTQAEVVAVATNATRSVGAVTVTVSCKRPPANTSCGAYDANRLSGDTAVVKIAYQHKMLTPVGMFFPGGFDLTRQAEMRIE, encoded by the coding sequence ATGGCGCTCGGACCTAGGAAGCGCGGGGAGCGTGGGGCGGCAGCGGTGGAGTTCGCCCTCATTCTGCCCATCTTCCTGATGCTGCTCTTCGGCATCATCGACTTCGGTTACATGATCAACCGTGGCTCGATGATCAACAACGCCGCCCGCGACGCCGCCCGCGCCGCCTCGTTGAAGTCCACCCAGGCCGAGGTGGTGGCCGTGGCCACCAACGCCACCCGCTCGGTGGGTGCGGTGACGGTGACCGTCTCCTGCAAGCGACCGCCGGCGAACACGTCGTGCGGCGCCTACGACGCCAACAGGCTCAGTGGCGACACCGCCGTCGTGAAGATCGCCTACCAGCACAAGATGCTGACCCCCGTCGGGATGTTCTTCCCGGGTGGTTTCGACCTGACCCGCCAGGCAGAGATGAGAATCGAATGA
- a CDS encoding ATP-grasp domain-containing protein, with translation MKVILATCTAFPEGEPGHELLDAALAERGVDATWAVWDDPDVDWGAADLVAVRATWDYVERPEAFLAWARRVEGVIRLLNGSDVMAWNMDKAYLVALGEGGQVPVVPSRLLEGPDDLARARGEWGDVVVKPRVGAGGVGVVVVGAEEPLSAVDLPAGDLLVQPLVHSVRDAGELSVFVLGGRPAAQVRKVPGPGEVRVHEHLGGTYARASLDAAVVGRAVAGFEAAGELVGRALDYGRVDLLLHEGEWKVSELELIEPALYLELCPENVEPYVEAVLRRLA, from the coding sequence ATGAAGGTCATCTTGGCCACCTGCACCGCCTTTCCCGAGGGGGAGCCGGGTCATGAGCTGCTCGATGCGGCCCTCGCGGAACGTGGCGTCGACGCCACCTGGGCGGTCTGGGACGACCCGGACGTCGACTGGGGTGCTGCCGACCTGGTGGCCGTCCGAGCCACCTGGGACTACGTCGAACGTCCCGAGGCGTTCCTCGCCTGGGCCAGGCGGGTCGAAGGCGTGATACGACTGCTCAACGGCAGTGACGTCATGGCGTGGAACATGGACAAGGCGTACCTCGTCGCCCTGGGTGAGGGAGGACAGGTTCCGGTGGTTCCCTCGCGCCTGCTCGAGGGCCCCGACGACCTCGCGCGGGCACGGGGCGAGTGGGGTGACGTCGTGGTGAAGCCGCGCGTCGGCGCCGGGGGCGTCGGCGTCGTGGTGGTCGGCGCGGAGGAGCCGTTGTCGGCCGTCGACCTTCCGGCGGGAGACCTGCTGGTCCAACCCCTGGTCCACTCGGTCCGTGACGCCGGCGAGCTGTCGGTCTTCGTGCTCGGTGGCCGCCCCGCCGCCCAGGTGCGCAAGGTCCCGGGCCCCGGCGAGGTGCGGGTCCACGAGCACCTGGGAGGGACGTACGCCCGTGCGTCGCTGGACGCTGCGGTGGTCGGGCGCGCGGTGGCCGGCTTCGAGGCCGCCGGGGAGCTCGTGGGGAGGGCGCTCGACTACGGCCGTGTCGACCTCCTCCTGCACGAGGGGGAGTGGAAGGTGAGCGAGCTCGAGCTCATCGAGCCGGCGCTCTACCTCGAGCTCTGCCCCGAGAACGTCGAGCCGTACGTGGAGGCCGTGCTCCGACGGCTGGCGTGA